The following coding sequences lie in one Streptomyces venezuelae genomic window:
- a CDS encoding FG-GAP-like repeat-containing protein, with product MGIRRPTLSTAVAAALIGSLGVPLLAGAASAKDAAATVRKATGQQATEKQATVREDFDGDGYQDVAVAAPGATVGGHTWAGYITVRYGSAHGLDLARTTVIDQSTPGVPGAPGDNQGFGYAMISRDLDGDGLTDLAVVSREYRPEDNVGGAVTVLWGRRTGLSGQDAVRLPAPAKAQVGEDITAGDFDGDGNADLFMENGEDRDDHDVLYGPFRRDGAPAREQQVKVYSTDNFINSTAAGDFNGDGIEDLATFYVYENHAEGGKLWLGTKTGLSTVPQRLASSAATAVADFDQDGNADLATRIFPNGDTEGTEEDPGTVKIYYGSSSGPGQTRTQTITQDTAGVPGASEKGDQFGGRLATGDANGDGYPDLAVGVPGEAIGTKAKAGAVVLLKGGRDGLTGKGAQAFHQDTADVPGVAESGDVFGGSVRLLDVTRDGRADLVAGAPGEDLGAVKNGGAVWLLRGAAAGLTASRSSAQNPTDIGAPAAKALFGLNLSGDNGSGTVIP from the coding sequence GTGGGCATCCGCCGACCCACCCTGTCGACCGCCGTAGCCGCAGCTTTGATCGGTTCGCTCGGCGTGCCGCTCCTGGCAGGCGCCGCGTCCGCGAAGGACGCCGCAGCGACCGTACGAAAGGCCACCGGACAACAGGCCACCGAAAAACAGGCCACTGTCCGGGAGGACTTCGACGGCGACGGATACCAGGACGTCGCCGTGGCCGCGCCCGGCGCGACCGTCGGCGGCCACACCTGGGCGGGCTACATCACCGTCAGGTACGGCTCCGCGCACGGCCTCGACCTCGCGCGCACCACGGTCATCGACCAGAGCACCCCCGGCGTGCCCGGCGCCCCCGGCGACAACCAGGGCTTCGGCTACGCGATGATCTCCCGCGACCTGGACGGCGACGGCCTCACCGATCTGGCGGTGGTGAGCCGCGAGTACCGGCCGGAGGACAACGTCGGCGGAGCGGTGACCGTCCTGTGGGGTCGGCGGACCGGCCTCTCCGGCCAGGACGCCGTGCGCCTTCCCGCACCGGCGAAAGCCCAGGTCGGCGAGGACATCACCGCGGGCGACTTCGACGGCGACGGGAACGCGGACCTGTTCATGGAGAACGGCGAGGACCGCGATGACCACGACGTGCTCTACGGCCCCTTCCGGCGTGACGGCGCCCCCGCCCGCGAGCAGCAGGTGAAGGTGTACAGCACGGACAACTTCATCAACTCGACCGCGGCGGGCGACTTCAACGGCGACGGCATCGAGGACCTGGCGACGTTCTACGTCTACGAGAACCACGCCGAGGGCGGCAAGCTGTGGCTCGGCACGAAGACGGGTCTTTCCACCGTCCCGCAGCGCCTCGCCTCGTCGGCCGCTACGGCGGTCGCCGACTTCGACCAGGACGGCAACGCCGACCTCGCGACGCGGATCTTCCCGAACGGCGACACCGAGGGCACCGAGGAGGACCCCGGCACCGTCAAGATCTACTACGGCTCGTCGTCCGGACCCGGCCAGACCCGTACGCAGACGATCACCCAGGACACCGCGGGGGTGCCCGGGGCGAGCGAGAAGGGCGACCAGTTCGGCGGCCGCCTCGCCACGGGCGACGCGAACGGCGACGGATACCCCGACCTGGCCGTCGGCGTCCCCGGCGAGGCGATCGGGACCAAGGCGAAGGCCGGTGCCGTGGTGCTGCTCAAGGGCGGCAGGGACGGGCTCACCGGCAAGGGGGCCCAGGCGTTCCACCAGGACACGGCGGACGTGCCGGGTGTCGCGGAGTCCGGCGACGTGTTCGGCGGGTCGGTGCGGCTGCTCGACGTGACCCGCGACGGCAGGGCCGACCTGGTCGCGGGCGCGCCGGGCGAGGACCTGGGCGCCGTCAAGAACGGCGGCGCGGTGTGGCTGTTGCGCGGCGCCGCCGCCGGTCTGACGGCCTCCCGGTCGTCCGCGCAGAACCCGACCGACATCGGGGCGCCGGCGGCGAAGGCGCTGTTCGGCCTGAACCTGAGCGGCGACAACGGCTCCGGAACGGTGATCCCTTAG
- a CDS encoding GNAT family N-acetyltransferase: MISGAVDLTQGVVIRPVALDDAEALARAYRRNRDHLGPWDPDRPAAFYTPEGQAERVRVQLADGRAGRSAHWVLVSGAEIVGHAAVSNIVLGPARSGNLGYWIDAEHVGRGLASAAARHVCAAADTQLGLHRVEAGTLLHNTASQRVLRKCGFEEYGVAPSFLYINGAWRDHRLFQKILNDRPL, translated from the coding sequence ATGATCAGTGGAGCGGTCGACCTCACGCAAGGCGTCGTCATCCGGCCCGTCGCCCTCGACGACGCGGAGGCGCTCGCCCGCGCCTACCGGCGCAACCGCGACCACCTCGGCCCCTGGGACCCGGACCGGCCCGCCGCCTTCTACACCCCGGAGGGGCAGGCCGAGCGGGTCCGGGTGCAGCTGGCGGACGGCCGGGCGGGCCGGTCCGCGCACTGGGTGCTCGTGAGCGGCGCCGAGATCGTCGGCCACGCGGCCGTCTCGAACATCGTGCTCGGCCCGGCCCGCAGCGGGAACCTCGGCTACTGGATCGACGCCGAACACGTGGGCCGCGGCCTCGCCTCCGCCGCCGCGCGGCACGTCTGCGCGGCGGCGGACACCCAACTCGGCCTGCACCGCGTCGAAGCGGGCACCCTGCTGCACAACACCGCGTCGCAGCGCGTGCTCAGGAAGTGCGGGTTCGAGGAGTACGGGGTCGCGCCGTCCTTCCTCTACATCAACGGCGCCTGGCGCGACCACCGGCTCTTCCAGAAGATCCTCAACGACCGTCCCTTGTAG
- a CDS encoding MFS transporter has translation MSTGTNSGTATGSNADTGTAPGPGPLTVAVMCLCVTLVVGMVSAVNLAVPALSRSALHPSAESVMWVVDGYVVFFACLLIPGGALADRLGRKRVLAAGMGLFTAGCVLCAVAPSVGVVIAGRVVSGMGAAAVLPTTLALMVGGAPAHRRPRLVAVWASMTGLAAVLGNVGGGAALQLGSWRALFWCVVPLSVVALVLVWAFSPAPPRHDRPLSVVSAGLLTAGFLALLSGIVSGPEAGWGSGRVLAGFVAAVVLLAVWAVRELRREHPMLDPRLFTVPVVRAGAVGMALVFLGMFGLFYVNGQYLQYAKGYSPLGAGVRLLPMAGALLLAPRCAVALERRVGPRLTLGSGLAVLAAGLGTVSLVGPSTPYPLYALGATLTAAGCGLATPLLSHGMMSALPAHRAGVGSGLQSLARELGSALGVAVSGSVVTQMFTAGLPAPLRGTDAPTTVPAAEQALAAGELTAPELRHAVVADFTTALDTAMRVLAVLVVTVGALVVAWYPVRRGRGE, from the coding sequence GTGAGCACCGGTACGAACTCCGGCACCGCCACCGGCAGCAACGCGGACACCGGGACCGCTCCCGGCCCCGGCCCGCTGACCGTCGCGGTGATGTGCCTGTGCGTCACCCTGGTCGTCGGCATGGTCTCCGCCGTCAATCTCGCCGTGCCCGCACTGTCGCGCAGCGCCCTGCACCCGTCGGCGGAGTCGGTGATGTGGGTCGTCGACGGATACGTGGTGTTCTTCGCCTGTCTGCTCATCCCGGGCGGCGCGCTCGCCGACCGGCTCGGCCGTAAACGGGTGTTGGCGGCCGGCATGGGCCTGTTCACCGCGGGCTGCGTGCTGTGTGCGGTGGCGCCGAGCGTCGGCGTGGTGATCGCGGGCCGGGTGGTGAGCGGCATGGGTGCCGCGGCGGTGCTGCCGACGACGCTCGCCCTGATGGTGGGCGGCGCGCCGGCCCACCGGCGGCCGCGGCTGGTCGCGGTGTGGGCGTCGATGACGGGTCTGGCGGCCGTCCTTGGCAATGTCGGCGGCGGCGCGGCGCTCCAACTCGGGTCGTGGCGCGCGCTGTTCTGGTGCGTGGTGCCGCTGTCCGTCGTGGCCCTCGTCCTGGTGTGGGCGTTCTCCCCGGCACCGCCGCGGCACGACCGTCCGCTGTCGGTGGTGTCGGCGGGCCTGCTGACGGCCGGGTTCCTGGCCCTCCTGTCGGGCATCGTGTCCGGCCCGGAGGCCGGATGGGGCAGCGGACGGGTACTGGCCGGGTTCGTGGCGGCGGTGGTGCTTCTGGCGGTCTGGGCGGTCCGTGAGCTGCGGCGCGAACATCCCATGCTGGACCCAAGGCTGTTCACCGTGCCCGTGGTGCGGGCGGGCGCGGTCGGCATGGCGCTGGTGTTCCTGGGGATGTTCGGCCTGTTCTACGTCAATGGGCAGTACCTGCAGTACGCCAAGGGCTACTCGCCGCTGGGGGCCGGGGTGCGGCTGCTGCCGATGGCGGGGGCGCTGCTCCTCGCGCCGCGCTGCGCGGTGGCCCTGGAGCGGCGCGTCGGCCCGCGGCTGACGCTCGGGTCGGGGCTCGCCGTGCTGGCGGCCGGTCTGGGCACGGTGTCGCTGGTCGGCCCGAGCACCCCGTACCCCCTGTACGCGCTCGGGGCGACCCTCACCGCCGCCGGATGCGGCCTGGCGACGCCGCTGCTGTCGCACGGCATGATGTCCGCGCTGCCCGCGCACCGGGCCGGGGTCGGTTCCGGTCTGCAGAGCCTGGCGCGGGAGCTGGGCAGCGCGCTGGGTGTGGCGGTCAGTGGCAGCGTGGTGACGCAGATGTTCACCGCGGGCCTCCCGGCCCCGCTGCGGGGAACCGACGCGCCGACGACCGTCCCGGCAGCGGAACAGGCCCTGGCGGCAGGAGAGTTGACGGCGCCGGAGCTACGGCACGCGGTCGTCGCCGACTTCACCACCGCCCTCGACACCGCGATGCGGGTGCTGGCCGTGCTGGTGGTGACGGTCGGCGCGCTGGTCGTCGCGTGGTACCCGGTCAGACGCGGTCGTGGAGAGTGA
- a CDS encoding GntR family transcriptional regulator, with protein sequence MSGPMNPLPTEQTPRMPRNRPRTRADRARQVAEVLRRQIASGAFASGMLPDERTLIADFAVSRNTVREALGVLRGEGVVERRQGVGTVIVRRPYEHTLERLTGLAETLGTHGEVVNQVRVADLVRPPGDVARRLNVPDGGRVVHIERLRLLDGVPLSLDLTYLAADIGEPLLTVDLAGRDLFGLIEQSIGGRLGSASVTMHAVGGDPHTCELLDIPAGSALFTVERLTRMPDGRPVDLEFLRIRGDRLAFRAELVRAGDAR encoded by the coding sequence ATGTCAGGCCCCATGAACCCCCTGCCCACCGAGCAGACACCGCGGATGCCGCGGAACCGGCCGCGGACCCGTGCGGACCGGGCCAGACAGGTCGCCGAGGTGCTGCGCCGTCAGATCGCCTCCGGCGCGTTCGCGTCGGGCATGCTGCCGGACGAGCGGACGCTGATCGCCGACTTCGCGGTCTCGCGCAACACCGTGCGCGAGGCGCTGGGCGTCCTGCGCGGCGAAGGCGTGGTCGAGCGGCGCCAGGGCGTCGGCACGGTGATCGTGCGGCGGCCCTACGAGCACACCCTGGAGCGGCTTACCGGCCTCGCGGAGACGCTGGGCACGCACGGCGAGGTGGTCAATCAGGTGCGCGTCGCGGACCTGGTGCGGCCGCCCGGCGACGTGGCCCGCAGGCTGAACGTCCCCGACGGCGGGCGGGTGGTCCACATCGAACGGCTGCGGCTGCTGGACGGCGTGCCGCTCTCCCTCGACCTGACCTACCTCGCCGCGGACATCGGGGAGCCGCTGCTCACCGTCGACCTGGCGGGACGGGACCTGTTCGGGCTCATCGAGCAGTCCATCGGCGGCCGGCTCGGCTCGGCAAGCGTCACCATGCACGCGGTGGGCGGCGACCCGCACACGTGCGAGCTGCTCGACATCCCGGCCGGTTCGGCGCTGTTCACCGTCGAACGCCTGACGCGGATGCCGGACGGGCGGCCGGTGGACCTGGAGTTCCTGCGCATCCGCGGCGACCGGCTGGCCTTCAGGGCCGAACTCGTGCGGGCGGGGGACGCACGGTGA
- a CDS encoding VOC family protein, which produces MPVTGPDFISLQARDLAESQAFYEQYLGVVRSQAGPPHAVVFETKPIAFALREVVPGTDLSSVPQPGVGAAIWLHATGVQAIHDALVADGHTIVSAPVDGPFGRTFTFADPDGYHITLHDRV; this is translated from the coding sequence ATGCCCGTCACCGGCCCCGACTTCATCTCGCTCCAGGCGCGCGACCTCGCCGAGTCCCAGGCGTTCTACGAGCAGTACCTCGGTGTCGTCCGCTCGCAGGCCGGACCTCCGCACGCCGTCGTCTTCGAGACGAAGCCGATCGCGTTCGCACTCCGCGAGGTCGTTCCCGGCACCGATCTCTCGTCCGTCCCGCAGCCCGGCGTCGGCGCGGCGATCTGGCTCCACGCCACCGGCGTCCAGGCCATCCACGACGCACTGGTGGCCGACGGTCACACCATCGTGTCCGCGCCGGTCGACGGGCCCTTCGGCCGTACGTTCACCTTCGCGGACCCCGACGGCTACCACATCACTCTCCACGACCGCGTCTGA
- a CDS encoding DUF3253 domain-containing protein gives MTRNERQSSRKTERRLEETILELLDRRAPGATICPSDAARAVHEGDDDGWRALMEPARRAARNLVEAGEVEITQGGEPVDPAQARGPIRIRRTR, from the coding sequence GTGACACGGAACGAGCGGCAGTCGTCGCGCAAGACCGAGCGGCGCCTTGAAGAGACCATCCTCGAGCTGCTGGACCGCCGTGCCCCGGGTGCCACGATCTGCCCCTCGGACGCCGCGCGGGCGGTCCACGAAGGCGACGACGACGGCTGGCGCGCGCTGATGGAGCCCGCCCGCCGCGCCGCTCGGAACCTCGTCGAGGCCGGCGAGGTGGAGATCACGCAGGGCGGCGAGCCGGTCGACCCGGCGCAGGCCCGCGGCCCGATCCGCATTCGCCGGACCCGGTAG
- a CDS encoding amidohydrolase family protein produces the protein MENEYADEGRGIGVGVGRDGDGSRGVGRRSFVVGAGLAGTGGLLGVGGAAPAAAAEGSRHDGPDSRGAFGPDDFRARRLLLVPDVVLLPEGPVKDRAVLVQDGTFRAVGPVRELTDAHRNAKKVRLKGHLLMPGFVDAHHHLTQSFGKAQAFGQPSEIFKTVWEPLEHALDEETAHLSAKLAALEALRGGFTTAADAGTRAPVDVGVIAEAAEEAGLRCVLSKVVSNGKGGKEHLERFQDSRLIHPSLAIPVPEDATAEVLKRTADLCADADAVFQVHVNEHLASVERSLKSVGRRPLSYLHHIGALNAHTLGSHATLLTPDEMRMLADTGAAVSYNPVASAWKGNAVAHALMWHTMGIRFGTGTDGTRGNGFRLVDAAESAQRLSYGLMSGDSACGAGRVWLTHATSLSADAVGLGKVTGEIAVDKAADFLLVDLQVPELTPSYDLSWELVRFADRDQISAVFVDGRMRLWHGWPTDWDGRALVRKAAETGPEVVRRARIQRVDPDPDRAARGGARGTGAVRNQGDS, from the coding sequence GTGGAGAACGAGTACGCGGACGAGGGCCGTGGCATCGGCGTCGGCGTCGGCCGTGACGGCGACGGGTCGCGCGGCGTGGGACGTCGCAGTTTCGTCGTCGGGGCCGGACTTGCGGGCACCGGCGGCCTCCTCGGCGTCGGCGGAGCGGCACCCGCGGCCGCCGCCGAAGGCTCCCGACACGACGGGCCCGACAGCCGCGGCGCCTTCGGCCCCGACGACTTCCGCGCCCGTCGACTGCTGCTCGTACCCGATGTCGTCCTGCTCCCCGAGGGGCCCGTAAAGGACCGCGCGGTGCTCGTCCAGGACGGCACGTTCCGGGCCGTCGGGCCGGTCCGCGAGCTCACCGACGCGCACCGGAACGCCAAGAAGGTGCGCCTCAAGGGCCACCTGCTCATGCCCGGCTTCGTGGACGCGCACCACCACCTGACGCAGAGCTTCGGCAAGGCCCAGGCGTTCGGGCAGCCGTCGGAGATCTTCAAGACCGTCTGGGAGCCCCTGGAACACGCCCTGGACGAGGAGACCGCGCACCTCTCGGCGAAGCTCGCCGCCCTGGAGGCGCTGCGCGGCGGATTCACCACCGCCGCCGACGCCGGTACCCGCGCGCCCGTCGACGTGGGCGTCATCGCCGAGGCCGCCGAGGAGGCCGGGCTGCGCTGCGTCCTGTCGAAGGTCGTCTCGAACGGCAAGGGCGGCAAGGAGCACTTGGAGCGCTTCCAGGACTCCCGGCTGATACACCCCTCACTGGCGATACCCGTGCCGGAGGACGCCACCGCCGAGGTCCTGAAGAGGACCGCCGACCTGTGCGCGGACGCCGACGCGGTCTTCCAGGTCCACGTCAACGAGCACCTGGCCTCCGTGGAACGCTCCCTCAAGAGCGTGGGCCGACGCCCGTTGTCGTACCTGCACCACATCGGCGCCCTCAACGCGCACACCCTCGGCTCCCACGCCACGCTGCTCACCCCCGACGAGATGCGCATGCTCGCCGACACGGGGGCCGCGGTCAGCTACAACCCGGTCGCCAGCGCGTGGAAGGGCAACGCCGTCGCGCACGCCCTGATGTGGCACACCATGGGCATCCGCTTCGGCACCGGCACCGACGGCACGCGCGGCAACGGCTTCCGTCTGGTCGACGCCGCGGAGAGCGCGCAGCGGCTGTCGTACGGCCTGATGTCCGGCGACTCGGCGTGCGGCGCGGGCCGTGTGTGGCTCACCCACGCCACCTCGCTGAGCGCCGACGCCGTCGGACTCGGCAAGGTGACGGGCGAGATCGCCGTCGACAAGGCGGCCGACTTCCTCCTCGTCGACCTCCAGGTGCCCGAGCTCACGCCGTCGTACGACCTGTCGTGGGAGCTGGTCCGGTTCGCCGACCGCGACCAGATCAGCGCGGTCTTCGTGGACGGCAGGATGCGCCTCTGGCACGGCTGGCCCACCGACTGGGACGGGCGTGCGCTGGTCCGCAAGGCGGCCGAGACCGGGCCCGAGGTCGTGCGGCGGGCCCGGATCCAGCGGGTGGACCCGGACCCGGACCGCGCGGCCCGTGGGGGTGCGCGGGGAACCGGTGCGGTCCGGAATCAGGGGGATTCCTAA
- a CDS encoding FGGY family carbohydrate kinase: MITHERDPARRPVLAVDQGTSGTKALVVCPERGVIGTGAAPVRPRFLPGGLVEVDPAELLSSVVEAGRAALADAGEPVAAVGLANQGETVLAWDPETGRPLTDALVWQDRRAESVCEELIDHKDELRHLTGLPLDPYFAAPKMAWLRRHRTRQGVVTTSDAWLVHRLTGAYVTDAATAGRTQLLDLDTVEWSPRALELYGLGDEHLPRVVDAAGEFGTTTAFGPEIPLTGLIVDQQAALLAQDVTAPGSAKCTYGTGAFLLAQTGARPRRGDSGLVSCVAWRLAGRSSYCLDGQVYTAASAVRWLTDLGVIAGAEDIDPVGSAVPDAGGVTFVPALAGLAAPWWRGDLRGSISGLGLDTTAGHLVRALCEGIAAQVVALADAVAADMGEPLTSLRVDGGLTRSALLMQTQADLLQLPIQVSELTDVTALGAAAVARIGIDPTLTVADAVPEWRPAAVYEPRIGADLAAERLAGFRSAVSALMERTP; this comes from the coding sequence GTGATCACACATGAGCGGGATCCGGCGCGAAGGCCCGTGCTCGCCGTGGACCAGGGCACATCCGGGACCAAGGCCCTCGTGGTCTGCCCGGAACGCGGTGTGATCGGAACGGGTGCCGCGCCGGTGCGGCCCCGGTTCCTTCCCGGTGGGCTCGTCGAGGTGGACCCCGCCGAGCTGTTGTCGTCCGTCGTCGAAGCGGGGCGGGCGGCCCTCGCGGACGCGGGGGAGCCGGTCGCCGCCGTCGGCCTCGCCAACCAGGGCGAGACCGTTCTCGCCTGGGACCCGGAGACCGGCAGGCCCCTTACCGACGCCCTAGTGTGGCAGGACCGCAGAGCCGAGTCGGTGTGCGAAGAACTCATCGACCACAAGGACGAGTTGCGTCACCTCACCGGGCTGCCCCTCGACCCCTACTTCGCCGCGCCCAAAATGGCGTGGCTACGTCGCCACCGCACCCGGCAGGGTGTCGTCACGACCAGCGATGCCTGGCTCGTCCACCGCCTCACCGGTGCCTACGTCACCGACGCCGCGACGGCCGGCCGCACCCAGCTCCTCGACCTCGACACCGTCGAATGGTCCCCGCGGGCCCTCGAACTCTACGGACTCGGCGACGAGCACCTGCCCCGCGTCGTCGACGCCGCGGGCGAGTTCGGCACCACCACCGCCTTCGGTCCCGAGATCCCCCTCACCGGCCTCATCGTCGACCAGCAGGCCGCCCTCCTCGCCCAGGACGTGACCGCACCGGGCAGCGCCAAGTGCACGTACGGGACAGGGGCGTTCCTGCTGGCCCAGACCGGTGCGCGCCCGCGCCGCGGCGACTCCGGCCTGGTCAGCTGCGTCGCCTGGCGCCTCGCGGGCCGCAGCAGCTACTGCCTCGACGGGCAGGTGTACACCGCCGCGTCCGCCGTCCGCTGGCTCACCGACCTCGGTGTGATCGCGGGCGCCGAGGACATCGACCCCGTCGGCTCGGCCGTCCCCGACGCGGGCGGCGTCACCTTCGTGCCCGCGCTCGCCGGCCTCGCGGCGCCGTGGTGGCGCGGCGACCTGCGCGGTTCGATCAGCGGCCTCGGCCTCGACACCACCGCGGGCCACCTGGTCCGCGCCCTGTGCGAAGGCATCGCCGCGCAGGTCGTCGCGCTCGCCGACGCCGTGGCCGCGGACATGGGGGAGCCGTTGACGAGCCTCCGCGTCGACGGCGGCCTGACCCGGTCGGCCCTCCTCATGCAGACCCAGGCGGATCTGCTTCAACTGCCCATCCAGGTGTCGGAGTTGACCGATGTCACCGCGCTCGGCGCCGCCGCCGTCGCCCGCATCGGCATCGACCCCACCCTCACGGTCGCCGACGCCGTACCGGAGTGGCGGCCCGCCGCCGTCTACGAACCGCGCATCGGAGCGGACCTCGCCGCCGAACGTCTCGCCGGGTTCCGCTCGGCGGTGTCGGCGCTCATGGAACGTACGCCCTGA
- a CDS encoding SDR family oxidoreductase gives MQHHPASPASPVTVVTGGSRGIGAAVSARLAEDGHDVVIGYRSNAAAAEQAAEAVRAAGRRCLTVEVDTADEASVDRLFDAAAELGPVTGLVNNAGVSGPVGPLADADADGMRRALEVNVLGYLLCARRAVRDMKANGGAIVNVSSAAATLGAPGEYVHYAAAKGAVDTMTVGLSKEVAGDGIRVNAVAPGVIWTEFHADPERPAKLAAGIPLGRSGQPSEIAAAVAWLLSDEASYATGTVLRVAGGR, from the coding sequence GTGCAGCACCACCCCGCCAGCCCCGCAAGCCCCGTCACCGTCGTCACCGGCGGAAGCCGCGGTATCGGCGCCGCTGTCAGCGCCCGTCTCGCCGAGGACGGCCACGACGTCGTCATCGGCTACCGCTCCAACGCGGCCGCCGCCGAACAGGCCGCGGAGGCCGTCCGCGCGGCAGGACGCCGCTGCCTCACCGTCGAGGTCGACACCGCCGACGAGGCGTCCGTCGACCGCCTCTTCGACGCCGCCGCCGAGCTCGGCCCGGTCACCGGTCTGGTCAACAACGCCGGGGTCAGCGGCCCCGTCGGCCCCCTCGCCGACGCCGACGCCGACGGCATGCGCCGGGCGCTCGAAGTGAACGTGCTCGGCTATCTGCTCTGCGCCCGGCGCGCGGTACGGGACATGAAGGCCAACGGCGGCGCCATCGTCAACGTCTCGTCCGCCGCCGCCACGCTGGGCGCCCCCGGCGAGTACGTCCACTACGCCGCCGCCAAGGGCGCCGTCGACACCATGACGGTCGGCCTGTCCAAGGAGGTCGCCGGGGACGGCATCCGCGTCAACGCCGTCGCCCCCGGCGTCATCTGGACCGAGTTCCACGCCGACCCGGAGCGGCCCGCGAAGCTCGCCGCCGGTATCCCCCTCGGGCGCTCCGGACAGCCCTCCGAGATCGCGGCGGCCGTCGCCTGGCTGCTCTCGGACGAGGCTTCGTACGCCACCGGCACCGTGCTGCGCGTCGCGGGCGGACGCTGA
- a CDS encoding MarR family winged helix-turn-helix transcriptional regulator, with product MSQKGAGIDLDQSLGYLLKEASSALRAAMEEVLRPLGMSVTHYSCLELLAQRPGLSNSELARGAFVTRQTMNVLLQALERDGYVIRPAEAPVGKALPARLTPSGRRSLEKATAAVRSVEVRMLAGMTDTEQEAAFRSLKSMVRSLRDGHGDGDSGARPVRV from the coding sequence ATGAGTCAAAAGGGTGCCGGTATTGACCTGGACCAGTCGCTGGGCTACCTGCTGAAGGAGGCGTCGAGCGCGCTGCGCGCCGCCATGGAGGAGGTGCTGAGACCGCTCGGGATGAGCGTCACGCACTACTCCTGCCTCGAACTGCTGGCCCAGCGCCCTGGCCTGTCGAACTCCGAGCTCGCGCGCGGCGCGTTCGTGACCCGGCAGACGATGAACGTGCTGCTCCAGGCCCTGGAGCGGGACGGATACGTGATCAGGCCCGCGGAGGCCCCCGTCGGGAAGGCGCTCCCCGCGCGCCTCACGCCGAGCGGTCGGCGGAGCCTGGAGAAGGCGACCGCGGCGGTCCGGTCCGTCGAGGTCCGCATGCTGGCGGGCATGACCGACACCGAGCAGGAGGCCGCGTTCCGGAGCCTGAAGAGCATGGTGCGTTCACTGCGCGACGGGCACGGCGACGGCGACAGCGGCGCACGGCCCGTTCGGGTCTGA